The following DNA comes from Kitasatospora sp. NBC_01287.
CGGCCGGGGTGACCGCGGAGTTCAACAAGAACGTGCTCAACGTGCTGGACCGCGAGCTGGAGGCGGGCTTCGACCCGGAGGCCTTCGAGCACGTGGCGCTCTGGGACGCGGAGCAGGAGTGGATCGAGATGCGGCTGCGCTCGCGGCGGGCGCAGCAGGTGGCGGTCCCGGCGCTCGGCCTGACCGTGGAGTTCGCCGCCGGTGAGGAGCTGCGCACCGAGATCTCGGCGAAGTTCCGCCGCGAGCGGGTGGCGGACGAACTGGCCGCCGCCTCCTTCGAGCTGCGCCACTGGTGGACCGACCCCGAGGGCCGGTTCGGCCTCTCGCTGGCGGAGCCCGTCTAGGTGTACTGACAGTGATGATGGACGTGATGACGCTGCCGGCGGGTCTGACCCGTGTACCGACTGACGTTTCGACTGTCCTGTTGTGGATGTGTCGGCCCGTCGGCGGCGTCATCACGCACGCGGCCGGACGGGCGTTCGTGACTTCATAGGAGCCTGGCCAGAGGCCCCGTCACTGTCAGTACAACTAGTGCTCTGACCGAATAGGTTCGCCGGGTTGGCGGTGCCACCGTCCGGACCGGTTGGATGTGGGCGGACATCCGAGGTGTGGGGAGGCGTGGTGGCGGAGCCGGTCAAGGTCCGGAGACTGACCGACCAGGAGGGGCAGCAGTTACAGCGGATCGTGCGTCGGGGCAGCACGAACACGGTGCGCTACCGGCGGGCGATGATGCTGCTGGCCTCGGCCGGCGGCAACCGCGTGCCGGTCATCGCCCAGTTGGTCGCGGCCGACGAAGACACCGTGCGTGACGTGATCCACCGGTTCAACGAGATCGGTCTGGCCTGCCTGGACCCTCGTTGGGCGGGAGGCCGTCCCCGCCTGCTCAGTCCTGACGACGAGGACTTCGTCGTCCAGACGGCCACCACTCGCCCGGCCAAGCTCGGGCAGCCCTTCACCCGCTGGTCGATCCGCAAGCTCGCCGCCTACCTGCGCAAGGTTCACGGCCGGGTGATCCGCCTGGGTCGCGAGGCTCTGCGCTGCCTGCTCGCCCGACGCGGCGTCACCTTCCAACGGACCAAGACGTGGAAGGAGTCCACCGACCCGGAGCGGGATGCCAAGCTCGACCGGATCGAGCACGTCCTGGACCGCTTCCCCGACCGCACGTTCGCGTTCGACGAGTTCGGACCGCTCGGTATCCGCCCCAACGGCGGATCCTGCTGGGCCAAGGAGGGCAGGCCCGACCGGCTGCCGGCGACCTACCATCGCACCCACGGCGTCACCTACTTCCACGGCTGCTACTCGATCGGCGACGACACCCTGTGGGGCGTCAACCGCCGCCGCAAGGGCACCACGAACACCATGGCCGCACTCCGATCGATCCGGGCCGCCCGCCCAGACGGCGCCCCGGTCTACGTGATCCTGGACAACCTCTCCGCCCACAACGGCAAGAAGATCCGCAGCTGGGCTCACAACAACAACGTCCACCTCTGCTTCACCCCGACGAACGCTTCCTGGGCCAACCCGATCGAGGCGCACTTCGGGCCGCTGAGGCAGTTCACCCTCGCGAACTCGAACCACCCCAACCACACGGTCCAGACCCGCGAACTGCACCGCTACCTGCGCTGGCGCAACACCAACGCCCGCCACCCCGACGTACTCGCCGCCCAACGCCGCGAACGCGCCCGCATCCGCAGTGAGAAGGGCCTGCGCTGGGGCGGCCGACCGGCGGCGGCCTGATCAATCGCCGACGTTGAGCTCCGCAAACTCAGCGACCCCGAGCTCGGCCAGGACGCCGCGGAGCCGCGTCAGTGCTTCGTCCCGCTGCAAGCCCTCCGCGATCTCCAGGTCGAGATGGCAACGACCCATGCCGCTGCCCGCGCCTGTGACCTCACCGTGGAGGCCGAACTCGGCCTCCACCGCCTCCTCGACCTCATCACGGTCGATCGGCAAACCAACAAAGACGATCTCTACGAACAACACGGCCCTCCGTCTCAACCCGGCGAACCATATCGGTCAGAGCACTAGCTGTCGATCTCCCACGAGACCGACGAGCTCGGGTAGGCCACGTGGTTCAGCCAGTCCGTCCCGTTGCAGCGCGCGGTCGACTCCTGGCCGGAGGCGACCCACGGGCCGTACACCGTGTACGGGGTGCCGTCGGCCTGGACGCAGGTGATGATGGCCCGGAAGTCGGCCCCCTGGCAGAAGACCGTGCCGCTGTTGTTGGTCCATGACTTGTGGCAGTTCCCCGGCGGCAGCGCCGCCGCCGAGCCGGCCCCGGCGAGCTGCGCTACCCCGACTCCGGCGAACAGCAGTCCGCTTGCGAGCAGTCCGACCGTCTTCTTCCCGATTTTCATCGGTAACCCCTCCCTGTGGCAGCTCAGATGAATGAGCTTCATCAAACGATGCACTGAAGCTGACGCTTCGTCAATGCCACCACTCGCGGTCCGATCAGCAACTCCCTTGATCGGTAGGACATCAACGGCTTCTGACCGTGGCACCCGCAGCCGTCGGACATCGATCCCTGGCGGGGAAGCTACCTGGCGTCAGAAGTGCCTGAGATGTGCAGCGATGGCCTGTGCGCACTCCATCGACTCGGCACACGCGGTGTCCACCTCCACGTCATGGACCACAACTGAACTGGTACTGCCCCGACGCACGATCTGCTGCAGCCGCTGCCCCTCCTGATCAGTCAGTCTGCGGACCCTCACCGGCTCTGCCACCACGCCTCCACACATCGGATGGGATGTCAGCCCCAATCCAATCGGCCCCAGCCTTCGCCCGGGGCAGGAACTCAGTGAACCTGTGCGGTCAGAGCACTGGCGTCCGTCAGGCCGGGTGCCTGTCCGACAGACCCTGGGCAGACCCGCACACCGCCCCCGGAGCCGGAGCCGGGGCCGTGGCAACCGCCGCGGCCCCGGCTCCGCGTGTGCCCGGACCGGTGCCGCCCAGGGTCTTGCTGAAGAACTGAATCGCTGCTTCACTTCTTGCCGTGGCCTACCGGAAGACACCCGCCGTGCAAGCCCGGCTCGACGCCCAGCGCGAGACGGTGCTGGCCGCCGCGACCGATCTGCTCGCCGAACGCGGTTACGCCGCCTGCTCGGTGGCCGCGGTCGCCGAGCGGGCGGGGATGGCCACCGGGACCGTGTACCGCTCCTTCCCGAGCAAGGCCGAGCTGGTGGCCGAACTCTTCCGGGCCGTGGTCGGCCGGGAGGTGGCGGCGGTGCGAGCGGCGGCGGCCTTCGCGGGCGACCTGCACGACCAGGTCGCCTCGGTGATCGGCACCTTCGCGGGCCGCGCGCTGGGCGCCCCGCGCCTGGCCTACGCGCTGCTGGCCGAGCCGGTGGACCCGGAGGTGGAGGCCGAGCGCCTGGTCTTCCGCCGGGCCTTTCGCGATGTGATCGCGACCCGGATCACCGAGGGCGTCGAGGCCGGCCGACTGCCCCCGCAGGATGCCGAGTTGACCGCCGCACTGCTGGTCGGCGGGGTCGGCGAGGCACTGGTCGGCCCGCTCGCCGACGGCGGCCGGGCCCCCGACGACCTGATCCCGGCCCTGATCACCTTCGCCCTGCGCGCCCTGGGCGGCACCCCCCGCTGAAGCCCGGGCCGCGCAGCCCCACCGCACCGAACCGGAGCCGCTCCATGCCAGACCTCGCCCCCACCGCGCCGGACGCCCGCGAGCAGAACGCCGAACGCCTGCTGCGGGTCTCCGCCAAGCACTCGCACGACCCGCTCACCGAGATCGACTGGGAGGCTCCGCTCGACCCCGACCAGTTCGCCATCCCGCCGCACCGGGTCTCGCTCTACGGCACCCGACTCTGGCACGGCCTGACACCTCGTCAGCAGGCGCGGCTGAGCACCCACCAGTTGGCCAGCGTCACCTCGGCGGGCATCTGGTTCGAGCTGATCCTGATGAACGGCCTGGTCCGGCACGTCTACGACAGCGACCTGACCACTCAGCACGCGCAGTACGCGCTGACCGAAGTGGCCGACGAGTGCCGCCACTCCACCATGTTCGCCCGCTACATCACGAAGACCGGCTACCCCTCGGCCCGGCCCAGCACGCGGGCGCACCGGCGCGGCAAGCTGCACCTGCTGCTCAACGACACCACCCTCACCTTCGCGGGCGCGATATTCGTCGAGGAGTTCACCGACGCGATGCAGCGCGAGATGATCCGCGACGAGAGCCTGCAGCCGCTGGCCCGCCAGGTGGCGAAGATCCATGTGATCGAGGAGGCCCGGCACATCGGCTACGCCAAGCCGGAGTTGGAGCGGCGCTGGGCGCGGATGAGCCCGGCCAGGCGGGCCCTGTTCCGCCAGGTGCTGGGGGTGCTCGCGTACGAGGCGGTGGTCGAGTGCGTCAACCCGCGGATCTACGCCCTGGCCGGCCTGGACCCCCGGCAGGCCAGGGCGGTCGCCGAGGCCAACCCGCACTGGCGTCAGGCCAAGGCGGACTGGGCGAAGAAGGCGGTGGCCTTCTTCCGCGAGCTGGGC
Coding sequences within:
- a CDS encoding IS630 family transposase, whose amino-acid sequence is MAEPVKVRRLTDQEGQQLQRIVRRGSTNTVRYRRAMMLLASAGGNRVPVIAQLVAADEDTVRDVIHRFNEIGLACLDPRWAGGRPRLLSPDDEDFVVQTATTRPAKLGQPFTRWSIRKLAAYLRKVHGRVIRLGREALRCLLARRGVTFQRTKTWKESTDPERDAKLDRIEHVLDRFPDRTFAFDEFGPLGIRPNGGSCWAKEGRPDRLPATYHRTHGVTYFHGCYSIGDDTLWGVNRRRKGTTNTMAALRSIRAARPDGAPVYVILDNLSAHNGKKIRSWAHNNNVHLCFTPTNASWANPIEAHFGPLRQFTLANSNHPNHTVQTRELHRYLRWRNTNARHPDVLAAQRRERARIRSEKGLRWGGRPAAA
- a CDS encoding TetR/AcrR family transcriptional regulator — encoded protein: MAYRKTPAVQARLDAQRETVLAAATDLLAERGYAACSVAAVAERAGMATGTVYRSFPSKAELVAELFRAVVGREVAAVRAAAAFAGDLHDQVASVIGTFAGRALGAPRLAYALLAEPVDPEVEAERLVFRRAFRDVIATRITEGVEAGRLPPQDAELTAALLVGGVGEALVGPLADGGRAPDDLIPALITFALRALGGTPR
- a CDS encoding diiron oxygenase, with translation MPDLAPTAPDAREQNAERLLRVSAKHSHDPLTEIDWEAPLDPDQFAIPPHRVSLYGTRLWHGLTPRQQARLSTHQLASVTSAGIWFELILMNGLVRHVYDSDLTTQHAQYALTEVADECRHSTMFARYITKTGYPSARPSTRAHRRGKLHLLLNDTTLTFAGAIFVEEFTDAMQREMIRDESLQPLARQVAKIHVIEEARHIGYAKPELERRWARMSPARRALFRQVLGVLAYEAVVECVNPRIYALAGLDPRQARAVAEANPHWRQAKADWAKKAVAFFRELGIIDRRSETMWRKASLLP